A genome region from Anopheles stephensi strain Indian chromosome 2, UCI_ANSTEP_V1.0, whole genome shotgun sequence includes the following:
- the LOC118504875 gene encoding uncharacterized protein LOC118504875, with product MTSWQGLLVLVGLSILALISEQQQDKGAGVEASMIYTGIKLPFPRHRMFYKSVGERKIGPNLYEVSTIIQEDILLRKQCECMQRYRCRVPRNIFYLSNRDCHHREKVCCELLENAYESTNDTAAIEQQGGFVSDNEI from the exons ATGACTTCCTGGCAAGGACTTCTCGTCCTAGTTGGTCTCTCGATCCTCGCCCTAATCAGTGAGCAGCAACAGGACAAAGGAGCTGGAGTTGAGGCCAGTATGATCTACACCGGTATTAAGCTACCCTTTCCGCGACATCGCATGTTCTACAAATCAGTTGGTGAGCGGAAGATTGGCCCCAACCTCTACGAGGTCAGCACGATCATCCAGGAGGATATTTTGCTCCGTAAACAGTGCGAATGCATGCAGCGATATCGGTGTCGCGTACCGCGCAACATCTTCTACCTATCAAA CCGCGATTGCCATCACCGCGAAAAAGTGTGCTGCGAGCTGCTGGAGAATGCGTACGAGTCGACCAACGATACCGCAGCGATCGAGCAGCAGGGTGGTTTCGTGAGCGATAATGAGATCTAA